Genomic DNA from Telopea speciosissima isolate NSW1024214 ecotype Mountain lineage chromosome 2, Tspe_v1, whole genome shotgun sequence:
ATAATTAAATCATAATTGTGTAATTACcatatttcttgggatagagAGTCATGTCCATCAAGGGAGTGTAGATGTCCGCATAAGCAAGTTTAGCACCAGGGAGTGTAGCTTCCCACCTTGTGATATAACCTTGAAGCTTGGCGTTGTAGGACTGCGAATCCACATTTTGTTCATCTAAACACTTATGTTGTAGTATGTTAGGACCTAGTGTGACGGTACCCACAGTCACTTGAATCGGCAAACAACCAATCGGTGGAAGACCCGTTATCATAATCTTTCTTGCTCCATTTCTATAAAGACCCTGTAATTAATTTACATAACAATATTAATGAAATAAGAAGCTAAAGATTCTGTGTGCTCaattctttaatatatttttcattcatcccaaaaaacaaaaaaaaaaaatcttatgtaCGTACCTTGACAAAAGTCTCAAGGTTTCTGAGAAGGAAATCCTAGTAACCCGACAACGAATACTCCGCCCTCCTTGTGGGTATATCGTAATAGTTAAACAACATATCGTTGGTTGAAGCACCAACTGTGAATATCAGAATATGGCATTCTGGATTATATTAGCTGCAGTGGCATTGCCTACTGTAGCCTGGATCCGAGCTACGCATTTTTTAAAATCAACCAATTGAGTTGACATGTGTATTACATTTCGTAAGTTAGCAGTCATGTCGTCCAATCCGGTACCAGCAGAGGCAAAACTGACACCGGTGAGCAAGTTGTGGTTGGTGATGTTGGGATCAAGGTAGGCTGGCACAGAATCCTTAATCCCTAGACTCGAAACAATCATGTCCGTAACGAATTTCTCATTTGTGAAACTGCCGGTAGCAATACCACCTTTGAAGTCACGGCCGTATGGTGGATGATCACCTCGGAGTGAGGTGGTCAATCTGTCATTATTCCCTGGGTCTAAAGTTGAATCTCCGAAAACAAAGAGAGCAGTAATATTGTAATTCTTAGGATTAATTTGAGAAGAagccactactactactacaagAAGATCAGAGAAATAGGAGACAGTAACTAGAGTGAAGAAGAATAAGGCGATAGAAATGACACGTCCTTTCTCCATGGTCAATCAATTGAGAACACGTACCAGTACTTATTGGTCAACCAACATTCACAACCACCACGTACTGCTTGATTATTTACACTGTTCTAAttcttaattatatatatatatatatatatatatatatataggcttTGATAGCAAGAGTTTGGTAGAATATGGTCCCTACCATGTGGACTACATTGCTCAGACAGTTGTGATTCGTTGAGTTATTATCCAACATACTCACTCGATTAACCTTAACCTTTCCTCCTCTCTCATCTGTAATCACGCCTTTTGAAGTGCCGCAATTGTAGCATAGAGCaatggttttggtttaaacgattttggttttaaatggTTTCGATTTCAACGGTTTACGGTTTTAAATGGATTTATTAAATAATCTAAATAATTctaaacactttttttttattattgaaactatttttttttttttattgaaatatatGTAAACTTGAGGGTCTTGTCGTAGGAGGTGATTGGACCTTGCAAttcctattttttgttttctagatTTCCTTGTCTTTTTGTATATCCTAATTCTCTTTTATATACATGATCTtttaaccattaaaaaaaaaaagcattgaattgaattgattaTTTTTATATCTTTAATACTTGTAAGGTTATAATAATTGTTTacaagttttaatttttaattcaaGTAAATGTAAACTTAACATTTATTGAATTGATTATTGTAATTTTAATAATGAATGACTTAACTTACCATGTATATATTAACCGGTTTATGTAAACGGTTGACCATTGATTTAAATGGTAtggttcgatttggtttaaaccgttAAACTAAACgatctcaaatttgaaatcaaaatctaattgcccatttattaaacagtttcacaattttgatttaaacggTTTGATTCGTTTCGATAAAcggtttcagtttggttttgacacccttacatgtAAGCTGATAAGTGATAATAAGTTGTCCACTTGTCCTTTCAATGAGATTTTCAatccattatttttttaaattttcatatAGTTTTTTCTCCATGCATGTACTTTCCTCgatctctttctctattttctaaTCAATTTGAAGGAAaccaaattgaaaatgaatgtTTGAAGAATATATATTAATGAATAAACATTCTTAGATCTATGAACAGCCACTCGGTTGGTTGGTGGCTTACCAATTGAAGTGCATGCCCCTAGGAGGTCATGGGATCAACTCTCCTATCACATTTATGCCATAAAAAGGCAGCCTTTCCACCTTTCCCCTTCCTTGGTAGTTGTAGATTTAAGGTCCTTAGTTAGTGTGTTGGTAATTATgtttaaaatcaaatttcaaaattcctATCATTTTCAAAAAGTTGTTTGGTGTTTTTCCCTCCCACAAGGTTTAGAGGGTTTTGTTCTCTTGGAAGTTGTTTTCATATAAAGCATTATGTGTGTGGGAAGTTTAATCTTACCTTGATGGTGGATATTGAGTGGAAAGTGAGATTTATATGTTGGAATGGAAATTACAATGGGAAGGGTTCTTGAAGAGATACATCTCTCCACCCACTTGTTCGGGGTGTTTTTCACATATGCGAGCACTGGGCCGTGGCGGGGTAGGGGGTAATATGTAAAAATATTATTCTCAATGTCAGTAACATTGTGATAGAAAATCACATTGTAGACTACTTGGCCAAAGGTAAAATCAGGAGTTTCAGGGTATATGCTTCAACTCCCAAATGACATTGCTGAGGAGTTTGGAAATGATGCAACATCCAAGCCCAGATTTGATTTACTAGAAGGAGGGGGGGTGTTGTCTCTCTTCTAGCTTTTGTTCGTCTGGGAATGCCCAAGTTTtgattctttgtaatttttcttttttccttcttattaatGAATCTTTTTAGCGGAAAAAAAACAGTGGTATCTCAACCAACGTCGGTTCACTACATGTCGGGGTCCGTCACGGACAATACTGACATCATTTGCTCCTTGTCCAGCATTGACGATAATAGGATTGACGTCGTTCGGTGTATCGGTGGCGCCGGTGCTTGTCAGGTACCCCTATTGATG
This window encodes:
- the LOC122649599 gene encoding GDSL esterase/lipase At2g40250-like → MEKGRVISIALFFFTLVTVSYFSDLLVVVVVASSQINPKNYNITALFVFGDSTLDPGNNDRLTTSLRGDHPPYGRDFKGGIATGSFTNEKFVTDMIVSSLGIKDSVPAYLDPNITNHNLLTGVSFASAGTGLDDMTANLRNVIHMSTQLVDFKKCVARIQATVGNATAANIIQNAIF